In Haloplanus vescus, a single genomic region encodes these proteins:
- a CDS encoding primase-like DNA-binding domain-containing protein, with protein sequence MTELTPSERPAVANGDEYIRITPSRSDLAPETVVRQLAGLHGLDAGKDGFLASIGPFSDPPPVFEFLAVSEGADEPVEFYYGADRRLDAFEERLRTLYPPTVTFERVTLDLETKLLPSTADPSQDHSTGRDDSHGMNPRTPEESPGDPNSDSEPVTLFGSTGQEPVGDGGSVLSESSTSQDEDVDLFEADSSDESTAAGPSDSELDADHQPAHTQPTVDETTPLGISWHGQATRREDWMTTLPQFTNTEDDDDDHARAPLASLIDQLTRAEHPIAFQVLFQRKSNWTHEARERQRKLREGEDRVVDWFFGELLGNTENEPQSPSNTGRQRRYLDIGGRERVEAIDEKEPQHTFTVNMRALSLVASDRQRERVDHRLDDIGSVFDHLNGPHYRLRPKRIRRGLRKGRRAKKHADRVLNATLATKSDWRKTRPDLVLGPAELANFVVVPPATGLTTEGGRGSDAEPESRTPLPLPAQDHMDAFTDSGMAIGRGLGEDGTPTPEPMRIPPHLLPFHVGRFAKSGAGKSVALINDALSLYDQTTGPVFLIDSKGGNLPENYMRAHGKRFGTEDLEENVLHFSVPDILPGFAFFDITPALEDGVRRVDAIQDKADHYEELIKLVMGPERYEDAIASPTLIKYLIKAMYDEEYGLENGHFRQDTNYFTHDQFEQAVTQFHAAGPPDSTPEDAPRASDPQVAEKLERHLRSNPATFSNVVSGISNRMDYITQDAHLRRIFNNTQSQFDFRDLLDEDKVVIFDLGDLRDEAARVMTGVILTQLYDAVKRRDGDELARKPDDYVANLLIDEASSVVVSDTLTTLLEKGREFRLSIELVTQFPEQMKEAGNREVYLNVLNNIGSPLVGKIAVDADIAEALSHEAMDPVEFKNRISSLPRGEWIAQLPSPEFGETGPDPFSIEPLPIPPGHPDSEQPLTGAQEERFQDALEAVHEHTREDYGVAGGTTVESRDAATDVALENADDLPLEVAMARAIRAVQLSNEVRETNGWVSVEDVDEELLSRIEEGTIEAQGYETLPEVREASSLIEVDLPDGASSVQCRLTDEGEQAATPDTSTSPTGGGEHHDTVLEAVEQSLAAAGFSVEVLDQNGESRPDAIATHSDLDWELQVEVETTTHVRPAKVLSNLRKAQEQERIPLFVVADHNDQPAGEVADRLAKILSEPRNQLSSGETRLYTMNHNVTFNGGARAADGVTAVRPATGGSRHTRWFKRDGAFVLEDSAGDQHARIDSFDAVSKDQFPATYSYDADSETYTVFRPGELPESYESREAFEAEWVPVKRPFVPSTDLPIPDYTERTYAIATTESDQTLDIYTPDTETATAVPALVDAIQDRTLHPAGEPPDDSIDSDAQEDNEVDPYGIQAFVQDRLTESDDGVVAVAEVYDAYEQYAAAGGYEVKPKNRFTQTLRDHAQFERDKKWLDGQTRRCYVGIELSDAGDQEGPSDASA encoded by the coding sequence ATGACTGAGCTGACCCCGTCAGAACGCCCGGCAGTGGCTAACGGCGACGAGTACATCCGGATCACTCCCTCCCGGAGCGATCTCGCGCCGGAGACCGTAGTCCGCCAGCTGGCCGGCCTCCACGGCCTTGACGCTGGCAAAGACGGATTTCTCGCAAGTATCGGTCCCTTCAGCGATCCGCCACCGGTGTTCGAGTTCCTCGCAGTGAGTGAGGGGGCAGACGAGCCGGTCGAGTTCTATTACGGGGCCGACCGCCGATTAGATGCCTTCGAGGAACGCCTCCGGACGCTGTATCCTCCGACCGTCACGTTCGAGCGGGTCACCCTTGACTTGGAAACGAAGCTACTCCCATCGACAGCAGACCCATCTCAGGACCACAGTACCGGGAGAGACGATAGCCACGGAATGAATCCCAGGACACCTGAGGAATCCCCCGGAGACCCAAATTCGGATTCAGAGCCCGTGACTCTCTTCGGTTCGACGGGGCAGGAACCGGTCGGTGATGGCGGAAGTGTGCTGTCGGAGAGCTCTACGTCGCAGGACGAAGACGTGGATCTGTTCGAGGCCGATTCAAGTGACGAGTCCACAGCGGCTGGTCCGTCCGACTCCGAACTCGATGCCGATCACCAGCCGGCCCATACGCAACCGACCGTCGATGAGACGACCCCACTGGGAATCAGTTGGCACGGGCAGGCTACCCGGCGGGAAGACTGGATGACGACACTCCCCCAATTCACGAATACGGAAGACGACGATGACGATCACGCTCGGGCCCCGCTCGCGTCACTCATCGATCAGCTGACCCGGGCCGAACACCCGATCGCCTTCCAAGTACTCTTTCAGCGGAAATCGAACTGGACGCACGAGGCACGAGAGCGCCAGCGGAAGCTCCGTGAAGGCGAAGACCGGGTCGTCGACTGGTTCTTCGGAGAACTCCTCGGAAACACGGAGAACGAACCACAGAGTCCGTCGAACACCGGGCGACAGCGTCGGTATCTCGACATCGGTGGGCGGGAGCGAGTCGAGGCTATCGACGAGAAGGAGCCACAGCACACGTTCACGGTGAATATGCGGGCACTTTCGCTCGTGGCTTCCGACCGACAACGAGAGCGGGTTGACCATCGTCTCGACGATATCGGGTCGGTGTTCGATCACCTGAACGGGCCGCACTATCGGCTCCGACCGAAGCGCATCCGCCGTGGGCTTCGAAAGGGGCGGCGGGCCAAGAAGCACGCCGACCGGGTACTCAACGCTACGTTGGCTACAAAGAGCGACTGGCGGAAAACCCGCCCCGATCTCGTCCTTGGGCCGGCTGAGTTGGCGAACTTCGTGGTCGTTCCGCCGGCGACTGGCCTTACGACCGAGGGCGGGCGGGGGTCCGACGCCGAACCCGAGAGCCGGACGCCCCTGCCACTCCCGGCGCAGGACCACATGGATGCATTCACGGACTCCGGGATGGCGATCGGCCGCGGTCTCGGGGAGGACGGCACGCCCACGCCGGAGCCGATGCGGATTCCCCCGCATCTCCTCCCGTTCCACGTCGGCCGGTTCGCGAAGAGCGGCGCCGGCAAATCGGTCGCGCTGATCAACGACGCGCTCTCCCTGTACGACCAGACCACGGGCCCCGTGTTCCTGATCGACTCCAAGGGCGGGAACCTCCCAGAGAACTATATGCGGGCTCACGGGAAGCGGTTCGGCACCGAGGACCTCGAAGAGAACGTCCTCCACTTCTCGGTGCCCGACATCCTACCTGGGTTCGCGTTCTTCGACATCACGCCGGCGCTGGAAGATGGGGTTCGTCGCGTCGACGCGATCCAGGACAAGGCCGACCACTACGAAGAGCTCATCAAACTCGTGATGGGGCCGGAGCGGTACGAGGACGCCATCGCCTCGCCGACGCTCATCAAGTACCTCATCAAGGCGATGTACGACGAGGAGTACGGCCTCGAAAACGGGCACTTCCGGCAGGATACGAACTACTTCACCCACGACCAGTTCGAGCAGGCGGTGACCCAGTTTCACGCCGCCGGGCCACCAGATTCGACACCGGAAGATGCACCGCGAGCCAGCGACCCGCAAGTCGCGGAGAAGCTGGAGCGACACCTGCGCTCGAACCCGGCGACGTTCTCGAACGTCGTGAGCGGCATCAGCAACCGAATGGATTACATCACGCAGGACGCCCACCTCCGACGGATCTTCAACAATACCCAGTCGCAGTTCGACTTCCGCGACCTCCTCGACGAGGACAAGGTAGTCATCTTCGACCTCGGCGATCTCCGCGACGAAGCCGCCCGCGTGATGACCGGAGTCATTCTGACGCAACTCTATGACGCTGTCAAGCGTCGCGACGGCGACGAGCTGGCCCGCAAGCCGGACGACTACGTGGCGAACCTGCTCATCGACGAGGCGTCGTCGGTCGTCGTCTCAGATACGCTGACGACACTGCTCGAAAAGGGGCGGGAGTTCCGGCTGTCCATCGAACTCGTGACGCAGTTCCCCGAGCAGATGAAGGAGGCCGGCAACCGCGAGGTCTACCTGAACGTCCTGAACAATATCGGCAGTCCCCTCGTCGGGAAGATCGCCGTCGACGCCGACATCGCCGAGGCACTCTCACATGAGGCGATGGATCCCGTCGAGTTCAAGAATCGGATTAGTTCCCTCCCGCGTGGCGAGTGGATCGCACAGCTCCCGAGTCCGGAGTTCGGCGAAACCGGTCCCGACCCATTCAGTATCGAACCCCTCCCGATTCCGCCCGGTCATCCCGATAGCGAGCAGCCTCTGACTGGTGCGCAGGAAGAGCGATTCCAGGATGCCCTAGAGGCCGTTCACGAGCATACCCGAGAGGATTACGGGGTGGCTGGCGGGACGACCGTGGAGAGCCGTGACGCTGCGACTGACGTCGCTCTGGAGAACGCGGATGACCTACCGTTGGAAGTCGCGATGGCCCGTGCGATCCGCGCCGTCCAGCTGTCGAACGAGGTCCGCGAGACGAACGGCTGGGTGTCCGTCGAGGACGTCGACGAGGAACTGCTCTCGCGCATCGAGGAAGGCACCATCGAGGCGCAGGGCTACGAGACACTACCAGAAGTGCGGGAGGCGTCCTCGCTCATCGAGGTCGATCTCCCGGACGGGGCATCGTCGGTGCAGTGTCGGCTCACAGACGAGGGTGAGCAGGCAGCCACGCCCGACACGTCGACGTCACCGACCGGCGGGGGCGAGCACCACGACACAGTCCTCGAAGCGGTCGAGCAGTCGCTCGCAGCGGCGGGCTTCTCTGTGGAGGTCCTCGATCAGAACGGGGAGTCCCGCCCCGACGCCATCGCGACGCATTCGGATCTCGACTGGGAACTCCAAGTCGAAGTCGAAACCACCACGCACGTCCGCCCGGCGAAGGTTCTCTCGAACCTCCGGAAAGCTCAGGAACAGGAGCGAATCCCGCTGTTCGTCGTCGCAGACCATAACGATCAACCAGCCGGCGAGGTCGCCGACCGGCTCGCGAAAATCCTCAGCGAGCCGCGAAATCAGCTTTCATCCGGTGAGACGCGGCTGTATACGATGAACCACAACGTCACATTCAACGGCGGTGCGCGAGCCGCGGATGGGGTGACAGCCGTCCGACCGGCCACTGGCGGCAGTCGCCACACCCGCTGGTTCAAGCGGGATGGGGCGTTCGTCCTCGAGGATAGTGCCGGGGACCAGCACGCACGGATAGACTCCTTCGACGCCGTGTCGAAAGACCAGTTCCCTGCGACGTACAGCTACGACGCCGATAGCGAGACATACACCGTCTTCAGGCCGGGAGAGCTCCCCGAGTCCTACGAGTCTCGCGAGGCATTCGAAGCGGAGTGGGTGCCTGTCAAGCGCCCGTTCGTGCCCAGTACCGACCTCCCGATCCCTGACTACACGGAGCGCACGTATGCGATTGCGACCACCGAGAGCGACCAGACGCTCGACATCTACACGCCAGACACGGAGACGGCCACCGCCGTTCCGGCACTCGTGGACGCGATCCAGGACAGGACGCTCCATCCAGCAGGGGAACCCCCGGATGACTCGATCGATTCCGACGCGCAAGAAGACAACGAGGTGGACCCGTACGGCATTCAGGCATTCGTCCAGGACCGGCTCACTGAATCCGACGACGGGGTTGTCGCGGTTGCTGAGGTCTACGATGCCTACGAGCAGTATGCGGCGGCCGGGGGATACGAGGTGAAGCCGAAAAACCGATTCACACAGACGCTTCGCGACCACGCTCAGTTCGAGCGTGACAAGAAGTGGTTGGACGGCCAGACGCGGCGGTGTTACGTCGGAATCGAGTTGTCCGACGCCGGCGACCAGGAGGGACCAAGCGATGCCAGTGCGTAG
- a CDS encoding VirB4 family type IV secretion system protein has translation MIGNLLPFTSSDSSETDDEAPDEEGEDAESQFTVDYEADGEAVDGIPEIHQTVVSPSSIERTPSALRTDTQWAQSLWVGEYPDAPMDGFLEKLYAAAETQQTDVSIHIDPRDTRETLDSLENKIEDLEADYEYLTEKHRASARGVEKDLEDHQEMYDVLRNTTMQAFDVSMYLTVRGNDRENIDAESVSTTARQAPANLTPVTPRWSQLKTFTSASPIALDQFNETLDSKTPMLGGAVGAMFPFVSGAFAEPGIEYGTYALNSSPLILDRFKRQTGYCMMVIGRLGAGKSFATKLRLVRRAMFDEDTVVIMLDPMRGFAGVNEALDGERITVGGRRGLNPLEIKPTPDHVLQEVDDIDPWGEQINWVMTFFATFFEHVADHPLGERNQTLRRAVQEAYEKRGITRDPETHTRDSPTIHDIITVLEEMVEDPEEYGYVTDGEQEAVQSDAQSLLKDLRPSFREGGELENLARPSEFDLDSKVIYLDLHQEEGTRGRAETSLMMQVLFNSVYERVKQTDKRVVFCIDEAHYLMNDAVSLDFLETAVRHSRHFDLSLEFITQTGGEFALTPEARTIANLCSLTVLHRVNEEKEKIAKWFDLSERQVNWVTSAKAGEDEDGYSEALVGIDQEGWFPLRIRASDYEAHVIDGGAADVAELEPESTTSVTNPDSRPAGTRADGGEPTSTTSQEDD, from the coding sequence ATGATTGGAAACCTGCTTCCGTTCACCAGCTCGGATAGTTCGGAAACCGACGACGAGGCCCCCGACGAAGAGGGGGAAGATGCTGAATCACAGTTTACCGTGGACTACGAGGCCGACGGTGAGGCAGTCGACGGCATCCCCGAGATCCATCAGACCGTCGTCTCGCCGTCGAGTATCGAGCGAACGCCCAGCGCCCTCCGGACTGACACCCAGTGGGCGCAGAGTCTGTGGGTCGGTGAGTATCCCGATGCTCCGATGGATGGCTTCCTCGAAAAACTGTACGCGGCCGCCGAGACCCAACAGACAGATGTCAGCATCCACATCGATCCTCGTGATACGCGAGAGACGTTGGATTCGCTGGAGAACAAGATCGAGGACCTCGAAGCCGACTACGAGTACCTGACCGAGAAGCATCGTGCGAGCGCCCGGGGCGTCGAGAAAGACCTCGAGGACCACCAGGAGATGTACGACGTCCTTCGGAACACGACGATGCAGGCGTTCGACGTCTCGATGTATCTCACGGTCAGGGGCAACGATCGCGAGAACATCGACGCCGAGTCGGTGTCGACGACAGCCCGACAAGCGCCTGCGAATCTGACGCCGGTGACGCCCCGGTGGTCACAGCTGAAGACGTTTACCTCAGCGAGCCCGATCGCCCTGGATCAGTTCAACGAGACGCTCGACAGCAAGACGCCGATGCTCGGCGGGGCAGTCGGCGCGATGTTCCCCTTCGTTTCCGGTGCGTTTGCGGAACCCGGTATCGAATACGGGACGTACGCGCTGAATTCGAGTCCACTCATCCTCGACCGATTCAAACGGCAAACCGGCTACTGTATGATGGTTATCGGCCGGCTCGGCGCAGGCAAATCCTTCGCGACGAAGCTCCGGCTCGTGCGGCGGGCGATGTTCGACGAGGATACGGTCGTCATTATGCTCGACCCGATGCGGGGGTTCGCCGGCGTCAACGAGGCGCTCGATGGCGAGCGGATCACGGTCGGTGGCCGGCGGGGGCTGAACCCGCTGGAAATCAAACCGACGCCCGACCACGTCCTGCAGGAGGTCGACGACATCGACCCGTGGGGCGAGCAGATCAACTGGGTGATGACCTTCTTCGCGACGTTCTTCGAGCACGTCGCAGACCATCCCCTCGGCGAGCGCAACCAGACGCTCCGGCGGGCCGTCCAGGAAGCCTACGAGAAGCGCGGGATCACACGCGATCCAGAGACACACACCCGGGACTCGCCCACCATCCACGACATCATCACGGTCCTCGAAGAGATGGTCGAAGATCCCGAGGAGTACGGCTACGTCACGGATGGGGAGCAGGAAGCCGTCCAGTCCGATGCCCAGTCGCTGCTGAAGGATCTCCGGCCGTCGTTCCGCGAAGGCGGCGAACTCGAGAATCTGGCCCGCCCCTCAGAGTTCGACCTCGATTCGAAGGTCATCTACCTCGATCTCCACCAGGAGGAGGGCACCCGTGGCCGGGCGGAGACCAGCCTGATGATGCAGGTGCTGTTCAACAGTGTCTACGAGCGGGTCAAGCAGACCGACAAGCGCGTCGTCTTCTGTATCGACGAGGCGCACTACCTGATGAACGACGCTGTCTCGCTGGACTTCCTGGAGACGGCCGTCCGACACAGCCGCCACTTCGATCTGAGCCTCGAATTTATCACGCAAACGGGGGGTGAATTCGCGCTGACGCCGGAGGCACGCACCATCGCGAACCTCTGTTCGCTGACCGTCCTCCACCGCGTCAACGAGGAGAAAGAGAAGATCGCCAAGTGGTTCGACCTCAGCGAACGGCAGGTGAACTGGGTTACCTCCGCGAAGGCCGGAGAGGACGAGGACGGCTACTCGGAAGCGCTGGTCGGCATCGACCAGGAGGGCTGGTTCCCACTCCGAATTCGGGCGAGCGACTACGAGGCCCACGTCATCGACGGCGGCGCTGCGGACGTGGCCGAGCTCGAGCCCGAATCGACGACGAGCGTGACGAATCCAGATAGCCGACCCGCCGGCACGCGTGCCGACGGCGGTGAACCAACTAGCACTACCTCTCAGGAGGATGACTGA